The following proteins are co-located in the Haloplanus sp. HW8-1 genome:
- a CDS encoding phytoene/squalene synthase family protein: MTSHERIRRSKAVQRHTGLTFHVATRLLPKRVRHPTYVLYAFFRTADEIVDAVDPGPPAEQRRELERLRAAVLGECETDDPVLAGVADLRDRHDIPREEIDAFVDSMLMDVDKGRYRTRDELSAYLRGSSVAVGHMMLDVMDPDDAETARPHAAALGEAFQLTNFLRDVREDVREYDRIYLPAETLRSHGCSHADIESLTFSDGVAAAIRDELRWTERRYRRGVDGIRYLPEDCQFPVLAAAVMYADQHRLIRERGYDVLSARPTLTVRRRLGLVARAWLHWQFSGDPLAAFYEVTDLETPTDAGEVPSRVEYAHDPSSGSD; encoded by the coding sequence ATGACTTCACACGAACGGATCCGGCGGAGCAAAGCCGTCCAGCGCCACACTGGGCTGACCTTTCACGTCGCGACGCGGTTGCTTCCGAAACGGGTCCGCCACCCGACGTACGTCCTATACGCGTTCTTCCGGACGGCCGACGAGATCGTCGACGCGGTCGATCCCGGCCCCCCGGCCGAGCAGCGGCGCGAACTCGAACGCTTGCGTGCGGCCGTTCTCGGCGAGTGCGAGACGGACGATCCGGTTCTCGCTGGCGTCGCGGACCTACGTGACCGCCACGACATCCCCCGCGAGGAGATCGACGCCTTCGTCGACTCGATGCTGATGGACGTCGACAAGGGGCGGTACCGGACACGCGACGAACTCTCCGCGTACCTCCGCGGATCGTCGGTCGCCGTCGGACACATGATGCTCGACGTCATGGACCCCGACGACGCGGAGACGGCCCGCCCACACGCCGCAGCACTCGGCGAGGCGTTCCAACTCACGAACTTCCTCCGCGACGTCCGCGAGGACGTCCGCGAGTACGACCGCATCTACCTGCCGGCCGAGACGCTTCGATCGCACGGTTGTTCCCACGCGGACATCGAGTCGTTGACCTTCTCAGACGGCGTCGCGGCGGCCATCCGCGACGAACTCCGGTGGACCGAGCGCCGGTACCGACGCGGTGTCGACGGCATCAGGTATCTTCCCGAGGACTGTCAGTTCCCCGTGCTGGCGGCCGCAGTGATGTACGCGGACCAACATCGGCTCATCCGCGAGCGCGGATACGACGTCCTCTCCGCCCGCCCGACGCTGACGGTGCGGCGACGGCTCGGCCTCGTCGCACGGGCGTGGCTCCACTGGCAGTTCTCCGGGGACCCCCTCGCAGCGTTCTATGAGGTGACCGATCTCGAAACACCCACGGACGCCGGCGAAGTCCCGTCCCGGGTGGAGTACGCTCATGATCCGTCCTCCGGTTCGGACTGA
- a CDS encoding AAA family ATPase, producing MTTRLTLADPEDAGEPTPAAGTVRFAPATRRRVGVDVGDAVRIEGGDATAATVGEDAPDLPAGVVVASEAVRRNAGVDAGMPVTVESITPDRARTVTVSPTRSFSLEGDAGALSRSLTGRALTTGDRIQPDLFGGSIAVSLTVVDVDPEGPVVVTPATTVTVREGDAPPATDPAPVPADVGGLADELEALRRLVAPLSAPGSGIRSPAGVLVHGPSGVGKTLLVGRVATEADLSIHEATPDDCERRDSLSTILRAAGDDAPALIHVEDLETAAPNPDREGGRRGRSALGWLLDRVRDREDLLVVGEATQADAVDPTLRRGGRFDAEIRVGVPGQSARREILGIHAAALDLADDVDLDAVATHAHGYTGADLEAVLVDAATRAAARADGGATVTAADVEAALDAVRPTTLREVTVERPSVSYRDIGGLAPAKREVIRTVEWPLRYPRLFERLAVDAPTGVLLYGPPGTGKTMLAKAVANSTDANFLAVDGPELMNRYVGESERGVREVFERARRIAPSVVFLDELDALAPTRRGADTGAAERVVSQLLTELDGLSPRGSVVVLAATNRPDAVDPALLRPGRIEKRVAVPLPDEDARAEILAIHLDGVPTRGVDTETIAKRTAGYTGSDLAGVVREAALLAMETYLQADGSPDDALDRLVVEPDHLERAIEATRPSVDPEET from the coding sequence ATGACGACCCGACTCACGCTCGCCGATCCGGAGGACGCTGGAGAACCGACACCGGCGGCCGGCACCGTCAGGTTCGCGCCGGCCACACGACGCCGCGTCGGCGTCGACGTGGGCGACGCGGTGCGTATCGAGGGTGGCGACGCGACGGCAGCCACTGTCGGCGAGGACGCCCCCGACCTGCCGGCCGGGGTCGTCGTCGCGAGCGAGGCGGTCCGGCGCAACGCCGGTGTCGACGCCGGGATGCCGGTCACCGTCGAGTCGATCACACCCGACCGTGCGCGAACCGTCACGGTCAGTCCGACACGCTCGTTCTCGCTCGAAGGCGACGCCGGGGCGCTGTCGCGTTCGCTTACGGGGCGTGCTCTGACCACCGGGGATCGAATCCAGCCCGACCTGTTCGGCGGGAGTATCGCCGTCTCCCTGACCGTCGTCGACGTCGATCCCGAGGGGCCGGTCGTGGTGACGCCGGCGACGACCGTCACCGTTCGCGAAGGCGACGCGCCCCCCGCGACCGACCCGGCACCCGTCCCCGCCGACGTCGGCGGTCTGGCCGACGAACTGGAGGCGCTTCGACGACTCGTCGCGCCGCTCTCGGCGCCGGGCAGCGGCATCCGATCGCCCGCAGGGGTGCTCGTCCACGGTCCGTCGGGTGTGGGGAAGACGCTCCTCGTCGGGCGGGTCGCAACCGAGGCCGACCTGTCCATCCACGAGGCCACCCCCGACGACTGCGAGCGCCGCGACTCCCTGTCGACGATACTGCGTGCCGCCGGCGACGACGCCCCGGCCCTCATCCACGTCGAAGACCTCGAAACGGCCGCTCCCAACCCGGATCGGGAGGGCGGACGGCGGGGACGCTCGGCGCTCGGCTGGCTCCTCGACCGCGTTCGCGACCGCGAGGACCTCCTTGTCGTGGGCGAGGCCACACAGGCCGACGCGGTCGATCCGACGCTCAGACGTGGCGGGCGGTTCGACGCCGAAATCCGGGTCGGCGTCCCCGGCCAGTCGGCGAGGCGGGAGATCCTCGGGATCCACGCCGCGGCGCTTGACCTCGCCGACGACGTCGACCTCGACGCGGTCGCGACCCACGCCCACGGGTACACGGGTGCCGATCTGGAGGCAGTTCTCGTCGACGCCGCCACGCGGGCGGCCGCTCGTGCCGACGGCGGCGCCACCGTGACGGCTGCGGACGTCGAAGCGGCCCTCGACGCCGTCCGCCCGACGACGCTTCGCGAGGTGACGGTTGAGCGGCCCTCCGTCTCCTATCGCGACATCGGTGGACTGGCCCCCGCCAAGCGTGAGGTGATCCGAACGGTCGAGTGGCCGCTCCGGTATCCACGCCTGTTCGAACGCCTCGCCGTCGACGCTCCCACCGGCGTCCTGCTCTACGGGCCGCCCGGAACCGGGAAGACGATGCTCGCCAAGGCCGTCGCGAACTCGACGGACGCGAACTTCCTCGCCGTCGATGGGCCCGAACTGATGAACCGCTACGTCGGGGAGAGCGAACGCGGCGTCCGCGAGGTGTTCGAGCGCGCCCGCCGTATCGCGCCGTCGGTCGTCTTCCTCGACGAACTCGACGCCCTCGCTCCGACCCGCCGCGGGGCCGACACCGGTGCGGCCGAGCGAGTCGTCTCGCAGTTGCTGACGGAACTCGACGGTCTCTCGCCCCGCGGATCGGTGGTGGTGTTGGCGGCGACGAACCGCCCGGATGCGGTCGATCCGGCGTTGCTCCGTCCCGGCCGCATCGAAAAACGGGTCGCGGTTCCTCTCCCCGACGAGGACGCCCGGGCGGAGATCCTCGCGATCCACCTCGACGGCGTTCCCACCCGCGGCGTCGACACGGAAACGATCGCGAAACGCACGGCCGGATACACCGGCAGCGACCTCGCGGGCGTCGTCCGCGAGGCGGCCCTGCTCGCCATGGAGACGTACCTCCAGGCCGACGGCTCCCCCGACGACGCCCTCGATCGACTCGTGGTCGAACCGGACCACCTCGAACGGGCGATCGAAGCCACGCGACCCTCGGTCGACCCCGAGGAGACGTGA
- the ppk1 gene encoding polyphosphate kinase 1 has protein sequence MSDVDLSAPKYYLNRELSELAFQARVLHEGTEERNPPLERLRFLAFFTKNTDEFFMKRVGGLKQQIDAGVTETTPDGRTPEEQWREVLDAARPLFRRQSDYWRTTLEPALADAGIEIREPETLPTDEHERLRTYFEKSILPTLTPLAFDPAHPFPFISNLSLSLAVLSSDGSGETTFTRIKIPSNQPRLIAVPDETGRYVLIEDLIESNLDLLLPDLDIRDVSKFKVTRNAEVRRNEEVAEDLIDMVEEVLEQRRFATVVRLEVDADMPEESVSILKEHLDVADREVFHREGPIDFEDFFGLAELDRPELTLPPWTPQAHPRLQPVAGDAREGRTDIFDEIRKGDILVHHPYHSFEGTVQRFLDAAATDPDVLAVKAAIYRTASDSKVIQSLIDAADNGKQVAVMVELKARFDEKNNLEWVRQLEEEGIHVAYGTVGLKTHTKTALVVRQEDDGVRLYSHVGTGNYHSETAKAYSDLGLLTADRDVGHDLTKVFNFFTGPTLDDRFRKLLIAPVTMRERFTRMVRREADHAREGRRARMVVKVNGLEDPAMVEELYRASMAGVEIDLIVRDICRLRPGIEGVSENVTVHSIVGRFLEHARVFYFENAGAPEWYIGSADWMTRNLDYRVEAVTPVEAVPLRRQLRFVLEASLADNRRRWVMQSDGSYEQVTPGDEPERDVQEILMAATEAALDRGHGVGIEADPELIPGTLLVADADPTGTAPDGTAASDDTDEFQSDGGDRSVFDAHAEHWYHPDSETYDWAVRTTDGDRRYFITREGARERLRSEYE, from the coding sequence GTGAGCGACGTCGACCTCTCGGCACCGAAGTACTACCTGAATCGGGAGCTCTCGGAGCTCGCCTTTCAGGCACGCGTCCTTCACGAGGGAACCGAGGAGCGCAATCCGCCGCTCGAACGGCTTCGGTTTCTCGCCTTCTTCACGAAGAACACCGACGAGTTCTTCATGAAACGTGTCGGCGGGCTCAAACAGCAGATCGACGCCGGCGTGACCGAGACGACGCCCGACGGACGGACGCCGGAAGAACAGTGGCGTGAGGTGCTGGATGCCGCACGACCGCTCTTCCGGCGGCAGTCCGACTACTGGCGGACGACGCTCGAACCGGCGCTCGCGGACGCGGGGATCGAGATCCGCGAGCCCGAAACGCTCCCGACGGACGAGCACGAACGGCTCCGCACGTACTTCGAGAAGTCCATCCTGCCGACGCTGACGCCGCTCGCGTTCGACCCGGCCCATCCCTTCCCGTTCATCTCGAACCTCTCACTGTCGCTCGCCGTGCTTTCGTCTGACGGCTCCGGCGAGACGACGTTCACCCGTATCAAGATCCCGTCGAACCAGCCACGACTGATCGCCGTTCCCGACGAAACCGGTCGGTACGTCCTCATCGAGGACCTCATCGAGAGCAACCTCGACCTCCTGCTTCCCGACCTCGATATTCGCGACGTGTCGAAGTTCAAGGTGACTCGCAACGCCGAGGTACGGCGCAACGAGGAGGTAGCCGAGGACCTCATCGACATGGTCGAGGAGGTGCTCGAACAGCGCCGATTCGCGACGGTCGTCCGCCTCGAGGTCGACGCCGACATGCCCGAGGAGTCGGTCTCGATCCTCAAGGAGCATCTCGACGTCGCTGACCGGGAGGTGTTCCACCGGGAGGGCCCGATCGACTTCGAGGACTTCTTCGGACTCGCCGAACTGGACCGTCCGGAGCTCACGCTGCCGCCGTGGACGCCGCAGGCACATCCGCGGCTACAGCCGGTGGCCGGCGACGCTCGCGAGGGGCGGACGGACATCTTCGACGAGATTCGAAAGGGGGATATTCTGGTCCACCACCCGTACCACTCCTTCGAGGGGACGGTACAGCGGTTCCTCGACGCGGCGGCGACCGACCCCGACGTACTCGCGGTGAAGGCGGCCATCTATCGGACTGCGAGCGATTCGAAAGTGATCCAGAGCCTCATCGACGCCGCCGACAACGGCAAGCAGGTGGCGGTGATGGTCGAACTCAAGGCCCGGTTCGACGAGAAGAACAACCTCGAATGGGTTCGGCAACTCGAGGAGGAGGGCATCCACGTCGCCTACGGGACCGTCGGTCTGAAGACACACACCAAGACGGCGCTCGTGGTTCGCCAGGAGGACGACGGCGTCCGACTCTACTCGCACGTCGGCACGGGTAACTACCACTCGGAGACGGCCAAGGCCTACTCGGATCTGGGACTGTTGACCGCCGACCGGGACGTCGGCCACGACCTCACGAAGGTGTTCAACTTCTTCACCGGCCCCACCCTCGACGACCGCTTCCGGAAGCTCCTCATCGCGCCGGTGACGATGCGCGAGCGATTCACGAGGATGGTCCGGCGCGAGGCCGACCACGCTCGCGAGGGTCGGCGGGCACGGATGGTCGTGAAAGTGAACGGACTCGAAGATCCGGCGATGGTCGAAGAGCTCTACCGCGCCTCGATGGCCGGCGTCGAGATCGACCTGATCGTTCGGGACATCTGTCGGCTCCGCCCCGGTATCGAGGGGGTGAGCGAGAACGTCACCGTCCACTCGATCGTCGGCCGCTTTCTCGAACACGCTCGCGTCTTCTATTTCGAGAACGCGGGTGCCCCGGAGTGGTACATCGGGTCGGCCGACTGGATGACGCGGAACCTGGACTACCGGGTCGAGGCCGTCACGCCCGTCGAGGCCGTGCCGCTACGTCGACAGCTTCGGTTCGTCTTGGAGGCCTCGCTGGCGGACAACCGCCGCCGGTGGGTGATGCAGAGCGACGGAAGCTACGAGCAGGTCACGCCGGGCGACGAGCCGGAACGGGACGTGCAGGAGATCCTGATGGCGGCCACCGAGGCCGCCCTCGACCGCGGCCACGGCGTCGGGATCGAGGCCGATCCCGAACTCATCCCGGGGACCCTCCTCGTCGCGGACGCCGATCCGACCGGCACTGCGCCCGACGGCACGGCGGCGAGCGACGACACGGACGAGTTCCAATCGGACGGCGGGGACCGATCCGTCTTCGACGCCCACGCCGAACACTGGTACCACCCGGACAGCGAGACGTACGACTGGGCGGTTCGGACGACCGATGGAGACCGTCGATACTTCATAACACGCGAGGGGGCGCGGGAGCGCCTTCGATCGGAGTACGAATGA
- a CDS encoding 50S ribosomal protein L15e, producing MARSFYSHIRDAWQDPDEGALAELQWQRKQEWRDQGAIERIERPTRLDKARNLGYKAKQGIVVARTSVRKGGARKRRFTAGRRSKRQGVNRIGRRKSIQRIAEERTSRKYPNLRVLNSYWVGEDGSQKWHEVILVDPEHPAIQADDDLNWICDDSHKGRAFRGKTSAGTKGRGQRKRGTGTEHTRPSIGGDRRRGK from the coding sequence ATGGCACGAAGCTTCTACTCGCACATCCGCGACGCGTGGCAGGACCCCGACGAGGGGGCTCTCGCCGAACTGCAGTGGCAACGCAAACAGGAGTGGCGCGACCAGGGCGCCATCGAACGCATCGAGCGCCCGACCCGCCTCGACAAGGCGCGAAACCTGGGGTACAAGGCCAAACAGGGCATCGTCGTGGCCCGGACGTCCGTCCGCAAGGGCGGGGCCCGGAAGCGACGGTTCACGGCCGGCCGACGCTCGAAGCGACAGGGCGTCAACCGCATCGGTCGCCGCAAGAGCATCCAGCGCATCGCCGAGGAGCGCACCTCTCGCAAATACCCCAATCTCCGCGTGCTCAACTCCTACTGGGTCGGCGAGGACGGCTCCCAGAAGTGGCACGAAGTGATCCTCGTGGATCCGGAACACCCCGCCATTCAGGCCGACGACGACCTGAACTGGATCTGTGACGACTCCCACAAGGGCCGTGCGTTCCGCGGCAAGACCAGCGCCGGCACCAAGGGCCGCGGCCAGCGCAAGCGCGGTACGGGGACCGAACACACCCGACCGAGCATCGGCGGCGACCGGCGCCGCGGCAAGTAA
- a CDS encoding lycopene cyclase domain-containing protein → MIPTVLASVTSTYLAYLTVTVGGPLLVVAALARYRGGLRTPVDALGVGVLMVIAFSYTFAWDGYLIERGVWWYGEGVVTARVSGIPIGELAFFLLQTALTGLWLYVIDPSPDPSRPTAVRSRPVGLLSIVGLELAGLVLFYTSSGYYLGYILLWGMPIVGFLWVLGGPLIWRLRRPVALAILVPTVYLWIVDRVAIGLGLWTISPTHSTGFQVFGLPVEEMAFFLLTNVLVVFGLVLYQWVVARTDRHDLVEGFRGLVPRGGVGKPPGEE, encoded by the coding sequence GTGATCCCGACGGTGCTCGCGTCGGTCACGTCGACCTATCTCGCCTATCTGACCGTCACCGTCGGCGGCCCGTTGCTCGTCGTCGCCGCGCTCGCGCGGTATCGCGGCGGCCTCCGGACCCCCGTCGACGCGCTCGGCGTCGGCGTACTCATGGTGATCGCCTTCTCCTATACGTTCGCGTGGGACGGGTATCTCATCGAACGCGGCGTCTGGTGGTACGGCGAGGGGGTCGTGACCGCACGCGTCTCGGGCATCCCGATCGGCGAACTCGCCTTCTTTCTCCTGCAGACGGCACTCACTGGGCTCTGGCTCTACGTCATCGATCCGTCGCCCGACCCTTCCCGTCCGACGGCCGTCCGGTCGCGCCCCGTCGGCCTCCTGTCGATCGTCGGCCTCGAACTCGCCGGGCTGGTGCTGTTCTATACGTCCTCCGGTTACTACCTCGGTTACATCCTCCTGTGGGGGATGCCGATCGTCGGCTTTCTCTGGGTGCTCGGCGGGCCGCTCATCTGGCGCCTCCGCCGTCCAGTCGCGCTGGCGATCCTCGTCCCGACGGTCTACCTCTGGATCGTCGACCGAGTCGCCATCGGCCTCGGGCTCTGGACGATCTCGCCGACCCACTCGACCGGATTCCAGGTCTTCGGTCTCCCCGTCGAGGAGATGGCGTTTTTCCTCCTGACGAACGTCCTCGTCGTGTTCGGGTTGGTGCTCTACCAGTGGGTCGTGGCCCGAACCGACCGACACGACCTCGTCGAGGGATTCCGGGGGTTGGTCCCCCGTGGCGGCGTCGGCAAGCCACCCGGCGAAGAGTGA
- a CDS encoding serine/threonine-protein kinase RIO2 gives MVENVARVVADLDPEDFYLLSGVEQGMRFSEWVNRGKLPEYADLTPEEVDYRLDRCMKRDLVERRTIQYEGYQLTFEGYDVLALHTFAERDTVEGVGAPLGVGKESDVYEVQSYRPLALKFHREGYTNFREVNREREYTADHHHVSWLYTARKAAEREYEALETLYPDVAVPHPVDHNRHAIVMAKFEGVELARSKLDDDQAVAVLDLILDEVASAHGAGLIHADLSEHNVAVASSGITIFDWPQSVSTDHENAAELLERDVTNLIGFFERKYPTVVPDVDAAAVADAIAADDFETVREFVASRSA, from the coding sequence ATGGTCGAAAACGTGGCCCGCGTGGTGGCCGACCTCGACCCCGAGGATTTCTATCTGCTTTCGGGTGTCGAGCAGGGGATGCGGTTCAGCGAGTGGGTCAACCGCGGGAAACTGCCGGAGTATGCCGATCTGACCCCTGAGGAAGTGGACTACCGGCTGGATCGCTGTATGAAACGGGACCTGGTCGAGCGCCGGACCATCCAGTACGAGGGCTACCAGCTCACCTTCGAGGGATACGACGTGCTGGCGCTGCACACCTTCGCGGAGCGAGACACCGTCGAGGGCGTGGGCGCACCGCTCGGCGTCGGCAAGGAAAGCGACGTCTACGAGGTGCAGTCCTACCGGCCGCTGGCGCTGAAGTTCCACCGTGAGGGCTACACCAACTTCCGGGAGGTGAACCGCGAGCGCGAGTACACCGCCGACCACCACCACGTCTCGTGGCTCTACACCGCTCGCAAGGCGGCCGAACGGGAGTACGAGGCCCTGGAGACGCTGTATCCGGACGTTGCAGTTCCGCACCCGGTCGATCACAACCGCCACGCCATCGTGATGGCGAAGTTCGAGGGCGTCGAACTCGCGCGCTCGAAACTCGACGATGACCAGGCGGTGGCCGTCCTCGATCTCATCCTCGACGAGGTGGCGAGCGCTCACGGGGCGGGCCTGATCCACGCCGATCTCAGCGAACACAACGTCGCCGTCGCTTCGTCGGGGATCACGATCTTCGACTGGCCACAGTCGGTGTCGACCGACCACGAGAACGCCGCCGAACTGCTGGAGCGCGACGTGACCAACCTGATCGGCTTCTTCGAACGGAAATACCCGACGGTCGTTCCGGACGTGGACGCCGCGGCCGTCGCCGACGCCATCGCCGCGGACGACTTCGAGACGGTTCGGGAGTTCGTGGCGAGTCGAAGTGCTTAA
- a CDS encoding bacteriorhodopsin, whose protein sequence is MVDLPVRSVFAVGAALMGLGALYFAVRGLDAEGPRSRGLHVVTALVPTIAFGSYLAMALGVGVAEVPVRGGTLEVHWARYADWLFTTPLLLIALGLLVGADTETVFGAVAADAFMIVTGIAATLSGVRLYRYAWWGVSTVAFLLVLYYVFVALGRRARELGEATRETYGVLRGLVGVTWAGYPVWWLVGTAGVGLVPPPMEVLGFTFLDLVAKVGFGTVLLRSRAVADATDASGSDPSSGVSVD, encoded by the coding sequence ATGGTCGACCTACCGGTCCGGTCCGTGTTCGCCGTCGGCGCGGCGCTGATGGGGCTCGGCGCCCTGTATTTCGCGGTCCGGGGACTCGACGCCGAGGGACCGCGATCGAGGGGACTCCACGTCGTCACGGCACTCGTCCCGACGATCGCGTTCGGTTCGTATCTGGCGATGGCGCTCGGTGTCGGCGTGGCCGAAGTGCCGGTCCGCGGCGGCACACTCGAGGTTCACTGGGCGCGGTACGCCGACTGGCTGTTCACGACGCCGCTGTTGCTGATCGCGTTGGGGTTGCTCGTCGGGGCGGACACCGAGACGGTGTTCGGTGCGGTGGCGGCCGACGCGTTCATGATCGTGACCGGAATCGCGGCCACGCTGTCGGGCGTTCGGCTGTACCGCTACGCCTGGTGGGGGGTGAGTACGGTCGCGTTCCTCCTCGTGTTGTACTACGTCTTCGTGGCGCTCGGCAGGCGGGCACGCGAACTCGGCGAGGCGACACGTGAGACGTACGGCGTCCTCCGGGGCCTCGTCGGCGTGACGTGGGCGGGCTACCCCGTCTGGTGGCTCGTCGGCACCGCCGGTGTCGGTCTCGTCCCGCCGCCGATGGAGGTGCTCGGGTTCACCTTCCTCGACCTCGTCGCGAAGGTCGGGTTCGGGACGGTCCTGCTCCGGAGCCGAGCGGTCGCCGACGCGACGGATGCGTCCGGTTCGGACCCATCGTCGGGCGTCTCGGTGGACTGA
- a CDS encoding metallophosphoesterase family protein encodes MHAIPQFGDEVEAHHERIDPDRYRDIYVVGDVHGSRVALESLLTTLELNEDDLVVFVGDLVRKGPDSPGVIDLVRDDDRLVSVRGNNERKIVRGEKRPDWLREGDRAYLESLPLAVSFANALVVHGGIDPERPLEDHTAEELLTMRAPHGDGYEGPFWYESYDGPFRVFFGHTVHDRPVERPHAVGLDTGCVYGGPLTAYDYRRDAFVAVEATTTHEERDEAKIVRPV; translated from the coding sequence ATGCACGCGATACCCCAGTTCGGCGACGAAGTCGAAGCACACCACGAACGGATCGACCCGGACCGCTACCGCGATATCTACGTCGTCGGTGACGTCCACGGGAGCCGGGTCGCGCTGGAGTCGCTCCTTACGACCCTCGAGTTGAACGAGGACGACCTCGTCGTCTTCGTCGGCGACCTCGTCCGGAAGGGACCGGACAGCCCCGGTGTCATCGACCTCGTCCGCGACGACGACCGTCTCGTCAGCGTCCGCGGGAACAACGAACGGAAGATCGTCCGCGGCGAGAAACGTCCCGACTGGCTGCGCGAGGGGGACCGGGCGTACCTCGAGTCGCTTCCCCTGGCCGTCTCCTTTGCCAACGCACTCGTCGTCCACGGGGGCATCGACCCCGAGCGACCGCTCGAGGATCACACCGCCGAGGAGCTGTTGACGATGCGTGCCCCGCACGGCGACGGATACGAGGGCCCGTTCTGGTACGAGAGCTACGACGGGCCGTTCCGCGTGTTCTTCGGTCACACCGTCCACGACCGGCCGGTCGAACGGCCCCACGCCGTCGGTCTCGACACCGGGTGTGTCTACGGCGGGCCGCTGACCGCGTACGACTACCGCCGCGACGCGTTCGTGGCCGTCGAGGCGACGACGACCCACGAGGAGCGAGACGAGGCGAAGATCGTCAGACCGGTCTGA